Proteins encoded by one window of Labrus bergylta chromosome 2, fLabBer1.1, whole genome shotgun sequence:
- the pierce1 gene encoding piercer of microtubule wall 2 protein: MADQRVQTCDVYRTDPNLPSRFNNPDCFSGYSQKKSHPLYRTSNQTYGSKKPTVHEMQTQFKGTSRQFSEVMLHSGMYRDDGFNVSLDRARVTISTSTQKNRVDLRYYHHCVNQCHDGNKG; encoded by the exons ATGGCGGATCAGAGAGTCCAGACGTGCGATGTTTACAGAACGGACCCGAACCTGCCGTCCAGGTTCAACAACCCCGACTGTTTCAGTGGTTACAG TCAGAAAAAGAGTCACCCACTTTATCGAACATCAAACCAAACCTATGGCAGCAAGAAACCAACTGTGCACGAGATGCAG actcAGTTTAAAGGGACCTCTCGTCAGTTTTCAGAGGTGATGCTGCACAGCGGGATGTACCGCGATGATGGCTTCAATGTGTCTCTTGACAGGGCCAGGGTGACGATTTCCACTTCAACCCAGAAAAACAGAGTCGACCTCCGTTACTACCATCACTGTGTAAATCAATGCCATGATGGAAACAAGGGATGA
- the olfm1a gene encoding olfactomedin 1a: protein MESEENLVNIFLLLLFSAVFTVVGPSTPEEGWQVYSSAQDAEGRCVCTVVAPQQSVCSRDARTKQLRQLLERVQNMSQSIEVLDQRTQRDLQFVEKMEIQLKGLENKFKQVEDGHESNIARQYRSIKEKMEELRPLIPVLETYKADALLVRQFKEEAANVTDMLGNLQEQLGGLDYQELHSRVMSLEDRLKACMQRLACGKLTGISEPITIKTSGSRFGSWMTDPLAPAGDNRVWYMDGYHNNRFVREYQSMYDFMTTDNFTSHRLPHPWSGTGQVVYNGSIYFNKFQSHTIIKFDFSTSLISRSRQLDFAGYNNMYHYSWGGHSDIDLMVDEGGLWAVYATNQNAGNIVLSQLNPNTLQIIRSWTTNHPKRSAGEAFMICGTLYVTNGYSGGTKVYYAYSTNSSTYEYIDIPLTNKYSHLSMLDYNPRDRALYAWNNGHQVLYNVTLYHIIQ, encoded by the exons ATGGAGTCGGAGGAGAATCTGGTCAACattttcctgctgctgctgttcagtGCAGTCTTCACTGTG GTAGGTCCTTCTACCCCTGAGGAAGGCTGGCAGGTGTACAGTTCAGCTCAGGATGCTGAGGGTCGATGTGTTTGTACGGTGGTTGCTCCTCAGCAGTCAGTCTGCTCCAGAGATGCTCGAACAAAACAGCTAAGGCAGCTGCTGGAGAGG GTTCAGAATATGAGTCAGTCCATTGAGGTTCTGGACCAAAGGACTCAAAGAGATCTGCAGTTTGTGGAGAAAATGGAAATTCAGCTGAAGGGTCTCGAGAATAAATTCAAACAGGTGGAAGATGGACACGAGAGCAACATCGCCCGACAGTACAGG tccatcaaagaaaagatggaggagttACGTCCTCTGATCCCAGTACTGGAGACCTACAAGGCGGACGCTCTGCTGGTGCGGCAATTTAAGGAAGAGGCAGCTAATGTGACAGATATGCTGGGAAACCTGCAGGAACAACTTGGGGGTCTGGACTACCAGGAGCTCCACAGCAGAGTTATGAGCCTGGAGGACCGGCTGAAGGCCTGCATGCAGAGGCTGG CCTGTGGGAAGCTGACAGGAATCTCTGAACCAATCACCATCAAGACCTCTGGATCTAGATTTGGATCATGGATGACTGACCCGCTTGCCCCAGCTGGAGACAATAGA GTGTGGTACATGGATGGTTATCATAACAACCGTTTTGTTAGGGAGTATCAGTCGATGTATGACTTTATGACAACGGATAACTTCACCTCTCATCGCCTGCCTCACCCCTGGTCTGGTACAGGCCAGGTGGTCTATAACGGATCCATTTACTTCAACAAGTTTCAGAGTCACACAATCATCAAATTCGACTTCAGCACATCGCTCATCAGCCGCTCCAGACAGCTCGACTTCGCCGGCTACAACAACATGTACCATTACTCCTGGGGAGGGCATTCTGACATTGACCTTATGGTGGATGAGGGAGGGCTCTGGGCTGTCTATGCTACCAATCAGAATGCTGGAAACATCGTCCTCAGCCAGTTAAATCCAAATACTCTACAGATCATCCGCAGCTGGACCACCAACCATCCAAAACGCAGTGCTGGCGAGGCCTTCATGATCTGTGGAACACTGTACGTGACTAATGGATACTCTGGTGGAACCAAAGTGTACTACGCCTACTCCACCAACTCCTCCACCTATGAGTACATCGATATTCCTCTGACCAATAAATACAGTCACCTGTCCATGCTCGACTACAACCCTCGGGACAGAGCGCTGTACGCCTGGAACAACGGTCACCAAGTCCTTTATAATGTTACACTCTATCACATCATACAGTAA